In the genome of Pseudoalteromonas rubra, one region contains:
- a CDS encoding immune inhibitor A domain-containing protein, whose protein sequence is MKFSLLVLLFIVVAAPVSALQLDQQQLRFWLEKREGRGFSDYEARQKISDYLDGFQSPVLRVPFNGKQSAKSVALRGYQAVSSESIQGAKILAILVDFPDLLNDDNRLEQGDSDMFYAQYPSSHYRQLIFSGQGFSGPDGQLLTSAHQYYQQASGGSFALSGDVFGWITAAKNASYYGQRVGARRDSRVAELIKEAVESAVERYGINLSDYDLTDLSDRDGDGIVNEPDGVVDHIMVFHSSIGEEAGGGVLGTDAIWSHRFVVAEDGYTPVAIANSDIRIHNYTVNPLDASMGVVVHEFGHELGLIDEYDLNSSAIGEPVANWSVMSSGNWLGSLRGSQPVSFSPRNLERLQQKFGGTWVNQTQLQLSQLIQGHQASISHVGEYTGETDQLKVILPASFEYIGEPISGQYQYYSGQGNDKLNTASMTLTLPASADLSLTMLARFDMESGYDFFQVKANQAPLVGNYTKAQHPIYPTVTHYIDGHSGQVTGGTDGSEVIELSYSLAAYAGQTVTLEFLYQTDSVEYGFGILLDDISVVDGENTIALADAESSEQLSVNGFNRIGRYREGLGQAYYLQLRSHLGIDAGLQGASYAPGVLVWYANENIENNSVSLRPGEGKILVVDNDQQIIPGANGFSPAATRIQLRDATLRLQDQPAGLGDTQLQAIPAFSDSQDYSHPQQPVSGVVLPEHGVTIELLEVSEQYQQAQLQLTAATEPKIVARTEGLKVNFSVSGLPLDTLDTYEWQFGDGNSSQFLTAAHQYSSEGVYTVVFTQTNAAGEVRSVNQQVTLAAALELLDTDITDDNGNILASVSYRGGVSPVAIRWDLGDGTLLNGAEIQHQYELSGRYRIVVSLEDANGSIVSESIDTSVTVPLIGEINVSQSGLTASYSVSIRGGSGNYSVNWTFGDGQEGIGGVISHTYQNAGSYQVSATVTDLDDSQQITVTADATLSIATKGEQESGAGSLLWLSVLLMMVIQIRKRPA, encoded by the coding sequence ATGAAATTCAGTCTTTTAGTTCTTCTTTTTATCGTTGTTGCAGCGCCTGTATCAGCGTTACAGCTGGATCAACAGCAACTGCGGTTTTGGCTCGAAAAGCGCGAAGGAAGAGGTTTTTCTGATTATGAGGCCAGACAAAAAATTTCGGATTATCTGGATGGATTTCAAAGCCCAGTTTTGCGTGTCCCATTTAATGGCAAGCAATCGGCTAAATCCGTGGCTTTGCGTGGTTATCAGGCTGTATCTTCAGAATCGATACAAGGGGCAAAAATCCTGGCTATTCTGGTCGATTTTCCTGATTTGCTCAATGATGATAATCGTCTGGAGCAGGGTGACTCGGACATGTTCTACGCTCAGTATCCGAGTAGTCATTACAGGCAGCTCATTTTCTCAGGTCAGGGGTTTAGTGGGCCTGACGGACAGCTATTAACCAGTGCCCATCAGTATTATCAGCAAGCCTCCGGGGGAAGTTTTGCACTGTCAGGAGACGTCTTTGGCTGGATCACGGCAGCCAAGAATGCGAGCTATTACGGACAAAGAGTGGGAGCCCGGCGTGATAGCAGGGTGGCTGAATTGATTAAAGAAGCAGTTGAGTCGGCAGTTGAACGTTATGGCATTAACCTCAGTGACTATGATTTAACGGATTTAAGTGATCGTGATGGTGATGGAATTGTGAATGAGCCTGATGGCGTTGTTGATCACATCATGGTATTTCACTCCAGCATTGGAGAGGAAGCGGGTGGCGGAGTGTTGGGCACTGACGCCATATGGTCCCATCGCTTTGTGGTTGCAGAAGACGGTTATACCCCTGTCGCTATTGCAAATAGCGACATACGCATCCACAACTACACTGTTAATCCGCTTGATGCGAGTATGGGTGTAGTAGTGCATGAGTTTGGTCATGAACTTGGGCTCATAGACGAGTATGACCTCAACAGCAGTGCGATTGGCGAACCTGTGGCCAATTGGTCGGTAATGTCCAGTGGTAACTGGTTAGGGTCGTTACGCGGCTCACAACCTGTTTCATTCTCTCCTCGTAACCTGGAAAGGTTGCAGCAAAAGTTTGGCGGAACCTGGGTTAATCAAACTCAGTTACAGCTATCACAGTTAATCCAGGGCCACCAGGCCAGCATCAGTCATGTTGGTGAATATACGGGTGAAACCGATCAGCTCAAAGTCATATTGCCAGCCAGTTTTGAGTATATTGGCGAACCTATATCCGGACAATATCAGTATTATTCCGGTCAGGGGAACGATAAGTTAAACACCGCCAGCATGACGCTCACATTACCTGCATCAGCAGATCTGTCACTGACAATGCTTGCTCGTTTTGATATGGAGAGTGGCTATGATTTCTTTCAGGTAAAGGCCAACCAGGCACCGCTTGTGGGCAATTATACTAAAGCGCAGCATCCGATTTATCCGACTGTGACCCACTATATTGATGGCCACAGCGGACAAGTAACGGGTGGCACGGATGGCAGTGAAGTAATTGAATTAAGTTATTCACTCGCAGCATATGCCGGTCAGACAGTAACTCTGGAATTTCTTTACCAAACCGACAGTGTCGAATATGGCTTTGGTATATTGCTGGATGATATCTCAGTCGTAGATGGTGAAAACACCATCGCGCTGGCAGATGCGGAGTCATCAGAGCAGTTGTCTGTAAACGGTTTTAACAGAATTGGCCGCTATCGCGAAGGGTTAGGGCAGGCTTATTATCTGCAACTCAGGTCTCATCTGGGGATTGATGCTGGCTTACAAGGTGCCAGCTATGCACCAGGGGTACTTGTGTGGTACGCCAATGAAAATATTGAAAATAACTCGGTTTCTTTGCGCCCAGGTGAAGGTAAAATTCTGGTCGTTGATAATGATCAGCAGATCATACCTGGTGCGAATGGCTTTAGCCCAGCAGCCACCCGGATCCAGTTAAGAGACGCAACACTGAGGTTACAGGATCAGCCCGCAGGGCTTGGTGACACGCAGTTGCAGGCCATCCCTGCGTTTAGTGACAGCCAGGACTATAGCCATCCACAGCAACCGGTTTCCGGGGTTGTTTTACCGGAACATGGTGTAACAATTGAATTGCTCGAAGTGAGTGAGCAGTATCAGCAAGCACAGTTACAATTAACCGCCGCCACGGAGCCTAAGATTGTTGCCAGGACAGAGGGGCTGAAAGTGAACTTTTCTGTCTCCGGGTTGCCTTTGGACACCTTAGATACATATGAATGGCAATTTGGTGACGGTAACAGCAGTCAGTTCCTTACAGCGGCGCATCAATACAGTAGCGAAGGGGTCTATACGGTTGTATTTACCCAAACAAATGCGGCTGGCGAAGTCCGCTCTGTTAATCAGCAAGTGACCCTGGCGGCTGCGCTGGAACTACTCGATACTGACATCACTGACGATAATGGAAACATTTTGGCCAGTGTGTCCTATCGTGGTGGAGTATCACCTGTGGCAATTCGCTGGGATCTCGGCGACGGTACACTGTTGAATGGTGCAGAGATCCAGCATCAGTATGAGCTGTCAGGCCGCTACCGGATAGTGGTATCGCTGGAGGATGCCAATGGCAGCATAGTAAGTGAATCAATAGACACAAGCGTTACAGTCCCCCTGATTGGAGAGATTAACGTATCACAAAGTGGCTTAACCGCCAGCTACAGCGTTTCAATCCGTGGTGGGTCAGGTAATTATTCAGTGAACTGGACGTTTGGAGATGGTCAGGAAGGTATAGGTGGGGTTATTAGTCACACTTATCAGAATGCAGGTAGTTATCAGGTGAGCGCGACAGTAACGGATCTTGATGACAGCCAACAAATAACGGTAACAGCAGATGCAACGCTTTCCATTGCGACCAAAGGAGAACAGGAAAGTGGTGCGGGCAGTTTGTTGTGGCTAAGTGTGTTATTAATGATGGTGATTCAGATAAGAAAACGCCCTGCTTAA
- a CDS encoding isocitrate dehydrogenase: protein MAKQTITVIRGDGIGPSIIDSAIEILNAAGCEFDYEYVDAGLAALEKTGELLPPETLDAIERNKITLKGPLTTPVGEGFTSINVTLRKHFGLYANVRPVKSFEGTKARYDDIDIITVRENTQGMYSGLGQVVSEDGSEAEAMSKITREGAEKIVTFAYELAQREGRKKVTAVHKANILKSTSGLFLKVAREVGERFPDIESAEMIVDATCMKLVMTPEEFDVVVTTNLFGDIISDLCAGLVGGLGMAPGANIGENAAIFEAVHGSAPDIAGKNLANPTSVILASIQMLEYLDMGETADKIRNAVADVIKSGDRTTRDLGGNHGTTDFTQAVIERL, encoded by the coding sequence CTATCACGGTGATCCGTGGCGACGGCATCGGTCCAAGCATCATCGACTCGGCAATTGAAATTTTAAATGCAGCAGGCTGCGAATTCGACTACGAGTACGTTGACGCAGGACTTGCAGCACTGGAAAAAACGGGTGAGCTGCTGCCTCCTGAAACGCTAGACGCCATTGAGCGCAACAAAATTACGCTTAAGGGACCGCTTACAACACCAGTAGGCGAAGGGTTTACTTCTATCAATGTAACACTGCGTAAGCACTTTGGTCTGTATGCCAATGTTCGCCCGGTAAAATCATTTGAAGGCACCAAAGCTCGCTACGATGACATCGACATTATCACTGTACGTGAAAACACTCAGGGCATGTACTCAGGCCTTGGTCAGGTTGTGTCTGAAGATGGCAGCGAAGCCGAGGCAATGTCTAAAATCACTCGTGAAGGCGCTGAAAAGATTGTCACCTTTGCTTATGAGCTTGCACAACGTGAAGGCCGCAAAAAAGTTACTGCGGTTCACAAAGCCAATATCCTGAAATCAACATCAGGCTTATTCCTAAAAGTTGCACGTGAAGTAGGTGAGCGCTTCCCTGACATCGAATCAGCTGAAATGATCGTTGATGCAACCTGTATGAAACTGGTCATGACGCCTGAAGAGTTTGACGTTGTTGTAACTACCAACCTGTTTGGTGACATCATTTCTGACCTGTGTGCAGGTCTCGTTGGCGGCCTGGGCATGGCGCCAGGTGCAAACATTGGTGAAAACGCAGCGATCTTCGAAGCGGTACACGGTAGTGCACCAGACATCGCAGGTAAAAACCTGGCTAACCCGACTTCGGTTATTCTGGCTTCAATTCAAATGCTTGAATACCTTGATATGGGCGAAACTGCAGACAAAATCCGCAATGCAGTGGCTGACGTTATCAAATCTGGTGATCGTACAACACGTGACCTGGGTGGCAACCACGGCACAACTGACTTCACACAAGCAGTTATCGAGCGCCTGTAA